Proteins encoded by one window of Companilactobacillus ginsenosidimutans:
- the hslO gene encoding Hsp33 family molecular chaperone HslO, translated as MADKLIKAVSTNGKFRVYVIDATNTIAEAQKRHDTWSNSTAALGRTMIGTILVATSTLKEDEVLTTRIVADGPAGAIVVDSNAQGDVKGYIQNPHVSLPLNDKHHIDVRGAVGTQGTLSITKDLHLKDPFTGQTPIVSGEIGDDFAYYMAKSEQIPSAVGVSVFVHPNETVGKAGGFLIQTLPDAGDDDITQIENNLKIVPNISELMNEGLTPEQIMDKLMNGIETKILSSQPIQFKCDCSKDRFSKSLATLSDKELQEMIDENHGAEAVCKFCGNKYQFSEQELTEIIADKK; from the coding sequence ATGGCAGACAAATTAATCAAAGCAGTTTCAACTAATGGAAAATTTCGCGTGTATGTAATTGATGCAACCAATACAATTGCTGAAGCTCAAAAAAGACATGATACTTGGTCAAATTCAACTGCCGCACTCGGCAGGACCATGATTGGAACAATTTTAGTTGCCACTTCAACCTTGAAAGAGGATGAAGTTTTAACAACAAGAATCGTTGCCGATGGTCCTGCTGGCGCAATCGTAGTTGATTCAAATGCACAAGGTGACGTGAAAGGATATATTCAAAACCCTCATGTGAGTCTTCCACTTAACGATAAACATCATATTGATGTACGTGGTGCAGTTGGTACACAAGGTACTTTGAGTATTACTAAGGATTTACATCTAAAGGATCCATTTACAGGACAAACACCGATTGTTTCCGGTGAAATTGGAGATGATTTTGCATATTACATGGCAAAATCTGAACAGATTCCATCAGCAGTTGGAGTTTCTGTATTCGTACATCCAAATGAAACCGTTGGAAAAGCTGGGGGATTTCTAATCCAAACATTGCCTGATGCTGGGGATGATGACATCACCCAAATTGAGAATAATTTGAAAATTGTTCCAAATATTTCTGAACTAATGAATGAGGGATTAACACCCGAGCAAATTATGGATAAATTGATGAATGGCATCGAAACTAAGATTCTATCCTCACAACCAATTCAATTTAAGTGTGATTGTTCTAAAGATAGATTTTCTAAGTCACTTGCAACCTTGTCTGATAAAGAGCTACAAGAAATGATTGACGAAAACCATGGTGCAGAAGCAGTATGCAAGTTCTGTGGGAACAAATATCAATTTTCTGAACAAGAATTAACTGAAATAATTGCTGATAAAAAGTAA
- the ftsH gene encoding ATP-dependent zinc metalloprotease FtsH, whose translation MKNNRNRLINNSLFYILLFVVLVLAASWFAGGQSTEQSKTLSQDQFITQIKQGKVKSFKIEPIGGAYQVTGTYKKAQTSNASRSVSLLGRSNSSSSKVTQFTSTVLPNNDTLKQINNAASAKHVKTTAAPKSQSSQWVYLVISFVVPLVLIFFVFFALMGRGGQGGGANRVMSFGKSKVKPEDPKKNKVRFSDVAGAEEEKQELVEVVDFLKDPRKYVSLGARIPSGVLLEGPPGTGKTLLAKAVAGEAKVPFYSISGSDFVEMFVGVGASRVRDLFENAKKDAPSIIFIDEIDAVGRQRGAGTGGGNDEREQTLNQLLIEMDGFTGNEGVIVMAATNRSDVLDPALLRPGRFDRKILVGRPDVKGREAILKVHSKNKTFTDDVDLKVIAQQTPGFVGADLENLLNEAALVAARRHKTKIDSSDIDEAEDRVIAGPAKRNRVISDKERHMVAYHEAGHAIIGLVLNDSRVVRKVTIVPRGRAGGYAIMLPKDDQNLVTKKELTEQIAGLLGGRTAEEIIFGQQSSGASNDFEQATQIARTMVTEYGMTDRLGTVQLEKDGQPVGSGGYRAEPTYSQDTAKAIDQEVKRIIDEAHEQAREIIESHRDKHKLIAEALLKYETLDEKEILSLFDSGKMPENDSTQEFPSETANSFEQAKRAAEAKDAAKQKTETSSTDEDSDDNDYHDDSNSGDTSSSDDANTAPKEDADNKSENKPSEDKKDDDDPNKIEFPSEKDDDNNKD comes from the coding sequence ATGAAAAATAATCGAAATAGGCTTATCAACAATAGCCTGTTTTACATCTTGCTATTTGTAGTATTAGTTCTTGCAGCAAGTTGGTTTGCCGGTGGTCAATCTACCGAACAATCTAAGACTTTAAGCCAAGATCAATTTATTACTCAAATTAAGCAAGGCAAGGTTAAGAGCTTTAAAATTGAGCCTATCGGAGGAGCTTATCAAGTAACTGGTACTTACAAGAAAGCTCAAACTTCAAATGCGTCACGTTCAGTTTCATTGCTAGGACGTAGTAATTCTTCAAGTTCGAAGGTAACTCAATTTACTTCTACCGTTCTACCAAACAATGATACTTTGAAACAAATTAACAATGCCGCTTCGGCAAAACATGTAAAGACTACTGCAGCGCCAAAGTCGCAGTCTAGTCAATGGGTATACTTGGTTATTTCCTTTGTTGTCCCACTAGTATTGATTTTCTTTGTCTTCTTTGCCCTTATGGGTCGTGGAGGCCAAGGCGGTGGTGCCAACCGAGTTATGAGCTTTGGTAAATCCAAAGTTAAACCTGAGGATCCTAAGAAAAACAAAGTTAGATTCTCTGATGTTGCTGGTGCTGAAGAAGAGAAACAAGAACTTGTTGAAGTTGTTGATTTCTTAAAAGATCCACGAAAATATGTTTCACTTGGTGCTAGAATACCATCCGGTGTTCTTCTAGAAGGTCCTCCTGGTACTGGTAAAACATTGCTTGCCAAGGCTGTTGCCGGTGAAGCTAAAGTTCCTTTCTATTCAATTTCTGGTTCAGATTTCGTTGAAATGTTCGTTGGTGTTGGTGCATCTCGTGTTCGTGACTTATTCGAAAACGCTAAAAAAGATGCTCCATCAATCATCTTCATTGATGAAATTGATGCCGTTGGTCGTCAACGTGGTGCCGGTACAGGTGGCGGAAACGATGAACGTGAACAAACACTTAACCAATTATTGATTGAGATGGATGGATTTACTGGTAATGAAGGTGTTATCGTTATGGCTGCTACTAACCGTTCCGATGTCCTTGATCCAGCCTTGCTTCGTCCAGGACGTTTTGACCGTAAGATTTTGGTTGGTCGTCCAGACGTTAAGGGTCGTGAAGCTATTCTTAAGGTTCATTCTAAGAACAAGACCTTTACTGACGATGTTGATTTAAAGGTTATTGCTCAACAAACTCCTGGTTTCGTTGGTGCTGACCTAGAAAACCTACTAAACGAAGCTGCTTTAGTTGCAGCTAGACGTCATAAGACAAAGATTGATTCTTCAGATATCGATGAAGCTGAAGATCGTGTTATTGCTGGACCAGCTAAGAGAAACCGTGTTATTTCTGATAAGGAACGTCACATGGTTGCTTATCACGAAGCTGGACACGCAATTATCGGTCTTGTGTTAAATGATTCTCGTGTAGTTAGGAAAGTTACTATCGTACCTCGTGGACGTGCAGGTGGTTATGCCATCATGCTTCCTAAAGACGATCAAAACTTAGTAACTAAGAAAGAATTAACAGAACAAATTGCTGGTTTACTTGGTGGACGTACAGCTGAAGAAATTATCTTTGGTCAACAATCATCAGGTGCCTCAAATGACTTTGAACAGGCAACACAAATTGCCCGTACAATGGTTACTGAATATGGTATGACAGACCGACTAGGTACTGTTCAACTTGAAAAAGATGGACAACCTGTTGGTAGCGGTGGTTACCGTGCAGAGCCTACATATTCGCAAGACACTGCTAAAGCTATTGATCAAGAAGTTAAACGTATTATTGATGAAGCTCACGAACAAGCTAGAGAGATTATCGAAAGCCACCGTGACAAGCATAAATTAATTGCTGAAGCTCTATTGAAATACGAAACACTTGATGAAAAAGAAATTCTCAGTTTGTTTGATTCAGGTAAGATGCCTGAAAATGACTCAACACAAGAATTTCCAAGCGAAACAGCTAACTCATTTGAGCAAGCTAAGCGCGCTGCAGAAGCTAAGGATGCTGCAAAGCAAAAGACTGAAACAAGTTCAACTGATGAAGATTCAGATGACAACGATTATCATGATGATTCAAACTCAGGCGACACTTCAAGTTCAGACGATGCAAACACAGCACCAAAAGAAGATGCAGATAATAAGTCAGAAAACAAGCCATCAGAAGATAAGAAAGACGATGACGATCCAAATAAGATTGAATTCCCTTCCGAAAAAGATGATGACAATAATAAAGATTAA
- the hpt gene encoding hypoxanthine phosphoribosyltransferase, translated as MNSDIERVLVSEEEIAEANRRLGEQLSQDYAGKNPLFVCILRGAAMFMMDLIKNIDIPLEYDFMDVSSYGGENTVSTGDVRIIKDLDTSLRDRDVVIVEDIIDTGFTLDRLVELFNTRHAKSIKIVSFLDKPSRRIKHVHVDYNGVKIPDEFVVGYGMDYDERYRNLPYVGVLKQEVYSTK; from the coding sequence ATGAATTCCGATATAGAGAGAGTCTTAGTTTCCGAGGAAGAAATTGCTGAGGCAAATCGTCGTTTAGGCGAACAGTTGTCTCAAGACTACGCTGGCAAGAATCCGCTGTTTGTCTGTATTTTACGTGGTGCTGCGATGTTCATGATGGATTTAATCAAGAATATCGATATTCCACTTGAATACGACTTTATGGATGTTTCTAGCTACGGTGGTGAGAATACCGTTTCGACAGGGGATGTCAGGATTATAAAAGATCTTGATACTTCTTTGAGAGACAGGGATGTAGTAATTGTTGAAGATATAATTGACACTGGATTTACACTAGACCGTCTAGTTGAGCTTTTTAACACTCGACATGCCAAGTCAATTAAAATTGTTTCATTCTTAGATAAACCATCTAGAAGAATCAAACACGTCCATGTTGATTATAATGGTGTCAAGATTCCAGATGAGTTTGTTGTAGGTTATGGAATGGACTATGATGAGCGCTATCGAAATCTTCCTTATGTTGGTGTTTTAAAACAAGAGGTTTATTCAACAAAATAG
- the tilS gene encoding tRNA lysidine(34) synthetase TilS translates to MEVSMVTNVRKILKQYHAHNVLIAVSGGVDSIVLTDIVSKIHPKNHMAVVNVDHDLRPESQSEVEFVKKFCEKSQLKFFTSKWDHHQSNLGMEAAARKFRYGYFKQVMDQYGFDTLLTAHHANDLSENILMKLIRSGNVYEVTSLKSHRDFGNGQLLRPLLGFSKNVIKQYANKHDLKHVQDETNFEDITMRNRLRNDIFPQLQEENGQLLRHFKLFDEQAGALIEIANQRFAEIASQMKLLSTNGEITGNLLPVRQLTSNQQTLFWGYVFKQNLVELSISNKQIQQIIDVVMGDKPNGTVNLEHSWNFTRIYDQFKISRIVGDSDFEIEIELGQKYSVNNKIFRLTISTEENATFSVDEIPKHIILRTRQTGDRLTISPSEHQKLSKRFINKKISKEERNKIPILLFDNQIIWVEKIYNLSDYLKKRRIFFKIDFDEV, encoded by the coding sequence TTGGAAGTTAGCATGGTCACAAATGTTCGAAAAATTTTAAAACAGTATCATGCGCATAATGTTCTAATAGCAGTATCTGGAGGCGTAGATTCAATAGTGTTGACTGATATAGTCTCCAAAATTCATCCCAAAAATCACATGGCGGTAGTTAACGTTGATCATGATTTACGTCCAGAAAGCCAGTCCGAAGTGGAATTTGTTAAAAAGTTTTGTGAAAAAAGCCAATTGAAATTTTTTACTTCAAAATGGGATCATCACCAATCAAACTTGGGAATGGAAGCTGCGGCCCGAAAATTTCGATACGGATATTTCAAACAAGTTATGGATCAATATGGATTTGATACCTTACTGACCGCACATCATGCCAATGACTTATCGGAAAATATTTTGATGAAACTGATTCGTTCTGGAAATGTTTACGAAGTAACTAGTTTGAAATCTCATCGTGATTTTGGGAATGGTCAGTTATTACGACCATTATTAGGGTTTTCGAAAAATGTGATTAAACAGTATGCCAATAAGCATGATTTAAAACATGTACAAGATGAAACAAATTTTGAAGATATTACTATGCGAAATAGGCTTCGTAACGATATTTTTCCACAACTTCAAGAGGAGAATGGACAACTATTACGTCATTTCAAACTTTTTGATGAACAAGCAGGGGCCTTAATTGAGATTGCCAACCAAAGATTTGCTGAAATCGCTTCGCAAATGAAATTATTAAGTACGAATGGAGAAATTACGGGTAATTTATTACCAGTAAGGCAATTAACTTCTAATCAACAAACTCTATTTTGGGGTTATGTTTTTAAACAAAATTTGGTGGAATTATCTATTAGTAATAAACAGATTCAGCAAATTATTGATGTTGTTATGGGTGATAAGCCTAATGGAACAGTAAATCTTGAGCATAGTTGGAACTTCACCAGGATTTATGATCAATTTAAAATTTCTAGAATTGTTGGGGATTCAGATTTTGAAATTGAGATTGAATTGGGTCAAAAGTATTCTGTTAATAATAAAATATTTAGGCTCACAATTTCGACCGAGGAAAATGCTACTTTTTCAGTGGATGAAATTCCCAAGCATATTATTTTGAGAACGCGACAAACTGGTGATAGATTAACTATTAGTCCCTCAGAACATCAAAAACTTAGTAAACGATTCATAAATAAAAAAATATCCAAAGAGGAAAGAAATAAAATTCCGATATTATTATTTGATAATCAGATAATTTGGGTTGAAAAAATTTATAATTTAAGCGACTATTTAAAAAAGAGAAGAATATTCTTTAAAATTGATTTCGATGAGGTATGA
- a CDS encoding S1 domain-containing RNA-binding protein: MTVEVGSKTEGKVTGITNFGAFVDLGDNKSGMVHISEVADSYVKDIHDVLKVGDTVKVLILNDKDGKIALSIKQASDKPKPHYQHRERKPRPVQHHAETFDDMMSGYMKESEERLSTLRKNTEGKRGGRGGRRG, translated from the coding sequence ATGACAGTTGAAGTAGGATCCAAAACAGAAGGTAAAGTTACCGGTATTACTAATTTTGGAGCTTTTGTAGACCTTGGCGATAATAAGAGCGGAATGGTTCATATTAGCGAGGTTGCAGATAGTTACGTCAAAGATATTCACGATGTACTAAAAGTTGGGGATACAGTTAAAGTATTGATTTTGAATGACAAAGACGGGAAGATTGCTTTATCTATTAAACAAGCTTCTGACAAGCCTAAGCCACATTATCAACACCGTGAGAGAAAACCTAGACCAGTTCAACATCATGCTGAAACTTTTGACGATATGATGTCAGGATACATGAAAGAAAGTGAAGAACGTCTAAGTACTCTTCGCAAAAATACTGAAGGTAAACGTGGTGGTCGTGGTGGCCGTCGCGGATAA
- a CDS encoding FtsB family cell division protein, translating to MELRNIANSNVSVLRPKRDSVSEANEKQSDYAAKVHQRRLIFIGALFAIVILLFGSQIILSQRQYSQTNQEVVVGQKKLDKQKATQKDLKIQLNQLQDTNYLEKYVRDKYMYTKPGEQVYNLPVNDTAVQK from the coding sequence ATGGAATTACGTAATATAGCAAATTCTAACGTCTCGGTGCTCAGACCGAAGCGCGACTCAGTCTCAGAGGCTAACGAAAAACAGTCAGATTATGCAGCAAAAGTTCATCAAAGACGATTAATTTTTATTGGCGCACTTTTTGCAATTGTTATATTACTTTTCGGTTCGCAAATTATTCTTTCTCAGAGACAATATTCTCAAACAAATCAAGAAGTTGTTGTTGGTCAAAAGAAATTAGACAAGCAAAAAGCAACTCAAAAAGATTTGAAAATTCAGCTTAATCAGCTACAAGATACAAATTATCTAGAAAAATATGTACGTGACAAATACATGTATACTAAACCTGGGGAACAAGTTTATAATCTGCCAGTGAATGACACTGCAGTACAAAAATAG
- a CDS encoding RNA-binding S4 domain-containing protein — MRLDKFLKVSRIIKRRTVAKEFTDNGRALVNDRVAKSSTNVAEGDTIELHFGERTMKVRVLNTKETTKKNESADLFEEVE, encoded by the coding sequence ATGAGATTAGACAAATTTTTAAAAGTAAGTAGAATTATCAAACGTCGTACAGTTGCTAAAGAATTCACTGATAACGGTCGTGCATTAGTTAACGATCGCGTAGCAAAATCTTCAACAAACGTTGCTGAAGGAGACACGATTGAATTACATTTTGGTGAAAGAACCATGAAAGTTCGTGTACTGAATACTAAAGAAACAACTAAAAAGAATGAATCTGCCGATTTATTTGAAGAAGTAGAATAG
- a CDS encoding putative polysaccharide biosynthesis protein, which produces MRRETVSKAVRGTWVLTVASLFSELLSAIYRIPLQNIVGDRGYFIYQQVYPIYGIFSVLALTGLPVVLSKAFAQQTTEAARNKLLKMTFGILLAFSVIATLILWKASRYLAIFMGDPSLFHEIRTVSLAFLLIPFEASLRGMFQSDLVMEPSAISQVLEQFLRIVLIIVAAILFGKGWLNIYEMGSLANAGAFVGGIFAVLVLLFTFFRTQKNFFSSSKGVSVSLEKGLGLEIVLIIFFTGITIFYQFIDSFSMIRLLMLNGMGLNQAEIMKGVFDRAQPLIQLGIVISLSFVSTIMPQLHQKNESDQNKPLIKRMVRVCVILAVAETAGLIALMPDINTMLFTDATGSVALAIYMCSIFIVSIINLLVAVTSGDSSKNLSKLLLFIVSLVIKVGLNLLLVPQLHISGAAISTVMSELVILVGILFIYRASLGFLLLSWGFVFKTVIAGLLMALTIRVLEKVFLHFIVLTRATSVVINLVLIPIGVVIFVFLVVQWKLLNKKEWEILPLGKQLTKFIKIEDK; this is translated from the coding sequence ATGAGAAGAGAAACAGTCTCTAAGGCCGTAAGAGGAACGTGGGTACTCACAGTTGCATCCTTGTTCTCCGAGCTTCTAAGCGCCATTTATCGCATACCATTACAAAATATTGTTGGCGATAGAGGATACTTTATTTATCAGCAAGTTTATCCAATTTACGGAATATTTTCGGTATTAGCATTAACCGGGTTACCAGTTGTATTGTCTAAGGCATTTGCCCAGCAAACAACCGAGGCTGCGCGGAACAAACTACTCAAAATGACCTTCGGGATACTACTAGCATTTTCAGTAATAGCCACACTGATCTTGTGGAAAGCCTCACGCTATCTAGCAATATTTATGGGTGACCCAAGTTTATTCCATGAAATTCGCACAGTCAGCTTGGCATTTTTGCTAATACCATTTGAAGCTAGCTTGCGGGGGATGTTTCAAAGTGACCTAGTCATGGAGCCAAGCGCCATATCGCAAGTGCTAGAGCAATTCTTACGAATAGTATTAATCATCGTTGCCGCCATATTGTTTGGAAAAGGCTGGCTAAACATTTATGAAATGGGAAGCCTAGCCAATGCCGGCGCATTCGTAGGAGGAATTTTTGCCGTATTAGTATTATTGTTCACCTTTTTTCGCACTCAGAAAAATTTTTTCAGCAGTAGTAAAGGAGTCAGTGTCAGCCTTGAAAAAGGTTTAGGATTAGAAATAGTCTTAATAATTTTCTTTACTGGTATTACTATCTTTTATCAGTTTATCGATTCATTCAGCATGATTAGATTATTAATGCTTAATGGAATGGGACTTAATCAAGCTGAAATTATGAAAGGTGTATTTGATCGTGCACAACCATTGATTCAGTTAGGGATCGTAATTTCCTTGTCATTTGTTTCGACGATCATGCCGCAATTACATCAGAAAAATGAGTCTGATCAAAACAAACCTTTGATTAAACGAATGGTCCGAGTGTGTGTGATTTTAGCTGTTGCTGAGACTGCTGGCTTGATTGCATTAATGCCAGATATAAATACAATGTTATTTACCGATGCTACAGGATCAGTCGCATTAGCAATATATATGTGTTCAATTTTTATAGTTTCGATAATTAATTTATTGGTCGCAGTTACAAGTGGAGATTCGAGCAAAAATCTTTCCAAGTTGCTACTGTTCATAGTATCGTTAGTCATTAAAGTTGGCTTGAACTTATTGTTAGTTCCACAATTGCACATTTCCGGTGCTGCAATCTCAACTGTAATGAGTGAGTTAGTGATTTTAGTAGGAATTTTGTTCATCTATCGTGCTAGCTTAGGTTTCTTGTTATTAAGTTGGGGATTTGTTTTTAAGACAGTTATTGCTGGATTGCTGATGGCCTTGACCATTAGAGTGCTTGAAAAAGTTTTTTTACATTTTATAGTTTTAACCAGAGCCACATCAGTCGTGATTAATCTGGTTTTGATTCCAATAGGAGTCGTAATTTTCGTTTTCTTAGTTGTCCAGTGGAAACTTTTGAACAAAAAAGAGTGGGAGATCCTACCACTAGGAAAACAATTAACAAAGTTTATTAAGATAGAGGATAAATAA